CTTAAAGATGTAATTGGAGTAAAGGTACCCATTGGAGGAATTAACTACATTAATGATTCTTTGGCCAACTACTGGCGAACACACACAGATGTTCATGAAACACACTTATATAATGGGCTTGTAGATGGAAGGGGAGCAACATTCTCTTTTACCCCGGCGTCACATCCTCGTTACAGTATGGTATTTGCTCCAGAATCAGCAGCTAATTATGTGCCGCAATCTGGAGGGACTATATTTAAAAATTATATTCCTGGTCTTGCCCTTGGGCAGCTGTACCAGAAGCCTTTTGCATTAACTGAATATAATCAGGAGTTTCCGACGAAAGGCAGAGACGACCTTGGATTGATGGTGGCCGCGACCGGCGCCTTCAATGGCTGGGATATGCTAAACAGGTTTCAATATGTTTCCCGTGTAAAAGAGGCTACTCAACAAAGTGCAACTTTGGGTGGTTTTACTTCATTTGATACCCTAACAGATACCTTGGTAACGATGTCCGAATATCAAAGCACCCTTCTTTTCCGTAAAGGTCACATCACTGCAAGCGAACCTAAATTTGTCATTGTCAGGGACCAGACATCGGTTAAGACGCATGCGGCATCAACGGAGAATGAAGATTTAGAGATTAATCGAATGTATATACCGCATCTGTTCAAGATGGTTACCGTGTACGCAGATAAGCCTGGTGAACCCTATGCCATCTATAAAATCACACCTGAGCTTACACCTGAGCAAATCGCAAGCGGCAATTTACCTGCCCAGAATAAGATATCCATTACGAACAGCATGACTTTAAAGCAGGTTGCGGAGACGTTTATTAATGCTATTGATGATGTCAATCTGAAAAACAACATGCTCTCTAATCTGAATCAAAATAAGCTGGTTTCGGACACGGGTGAGCTTATATTTGATCTTAATTTAAATACTTATCTGATCAATACCCCTTACGCAATTGGAGCTGTAGGCACGTTGAATAACAACTTATTCGAGCTTGGTCCTGTATCCATAAAGGCAAGTGTGGATAAAGGAACCGTATCCGCAGCAACGCTTGATGATAAATCGCTAGACAAAAGCGAGAGAATGCTGGTCATCTATACAACCGATGCAGCGGCGACAGGGGAAGATACGATTCAAGATCTGACGGATGCCAACAAACGGACCTATGTAAGAGGGAAATTGCCGACACTTGCCAAACACGAGACAATGGAATTCCATCTGAAGACGACACTCATCCCAGCAGCGTACAAAGCTTACAAGCTGGCGACAAACGGTGTACGGCTGCAGGAAATTCCCGTTATCGCCACAGGAAAAGACGTATTCGTCCAGCTTGATACGGATAAAGGCTTCGCCTTTGAACTGGTTTACGATCCATTGTACACGAATGATTTTGAGTCAGGTGCGGCGGATTGGACCTCCGTTAAAGGGAACTTTGCGCTTCAAACAGAGAGTAGTGGCAATCATGTGTATCAGTCGACGAAGTCATCGACAGCTGTGGTCGCGCAGACTGTGGGTACAGACTATTTCGTAGAGTCAGATGTGAGGATTGTCAGTCATAAAGATACGGTAGGACTCCTCGCCCGGTATGTGAATCCAGACCAGTATTATAGCTTTACCTATGATGCGCTATTCGGAAAGGCAGTCATTGAGAAACGCAGCAATGGTACATCCGTTGTGCTTCAAACAGCGACCGGTGTGACATTACCGTTGGATGTTATGAACAAGCTTAGGTTTGAAGTGGTAGGCAGTAACCTATATGGCTATATCAATGGTCAATTGGTGGTCACAGCAACAGACAACTCGATTGCAAGCGGCTCCGCTGGGATCCTAACGAAGGATCTTGAACTGCCGGCAGGCTTCCCGTGGGGGACAGCAACACAACAATGGATAGCTGCACTAGGAAACGCGGTGAAAAGTGAAATTAATGCAACCCCTGGCTCTAATGGGGCATTCCTAATTGAATTAACCGAATTCCTGAAGCGGGTTAAAGGCCCAGTCTCCTATGATAATTTCATCATCGCGTATCGAGATATGACGGCGCCTTCCGCACCATCGAATGTGACAGCAACGGCGCTATCTTCTTATGAAATGTCATTGTCTTGGACCCCGTCTACGGATAATGACAGTGTGGCTGGCTACATCGTCTATCGGGATGGGCAAGAAATTGCGACCTTAAATGGCGCAACCACGAGCTATAAGGACACGGGCTTGAGCCTGGCCACGACTTACCATTACACGGTTCAGGCCGTTGACCCTGCGAATAATCGTTCTGCAGTAAGTGTTGAAGCTGTGGCTGTAACGAAGAGCACACTGCTCGAGGATAATTTCGAGTCGGGGAGTGCAAGCATGTGGTCCGTTGTATGGGGAACTTTTGGCGTGGTGAATGACGGAGGCACGAAGGCTTACTTGTCCGATAATGCGGGTAAAGGGGCTACAAGGTCCGTAGCTGGACTCTCCTCGTGGACCAACTACCGTTTAGAAGCGAAGGGGAAAATGGATAAGCCGAGCGGCCGAATCGGGCTGGTGGCTAGATTCGTTGATAATAACAACTATTACAGCATGACTTATGAGAATTATACGCAAAAAGTATACATCAGTAAGCTGGTGAACGGTACGACTGTCGACTTAGCGATTTCCAATCCGATAACACCGCTTACCGCTGGAGCGTACCATTCGTTTGGCTTCACGGTATCAGGCAATATCCTGCAAGCGTATGTGGATGGGCAGCTGGTGGCTATGACTACGGACAGCTCCTTCTCAGCTGGGAAGGCCGGCGTATATACGCACCTGTTGAAAGCGTATTTTGACGATATTGTTGTGAATCCCCTGCCGAACCCCGACGTCACAGCGCCTACTGCGCCAACCGGCTTGACGGCTAATGCGCTCTCGTCTGCGGAAGTTGCGCTGTCTTGGGCGCAAGCCTCCGATGATACCGGGGTAACCGGCTACACCATTTATCGGGATGGGCAATCTGTGGGCACGGTGACGGGCGCGGTGTATACATTCAAAGACACAGGCTTGAATGTGGCGACGACTTATCACTACACCGTCAAAGCGAAAGACGCGGCGAACAACATCTCCGAAGAAAGCAGTGAAGCCATCGTCACGACGAAAAGCACACTGCTGGAAGATAATTTTGAGTCCGGCAGCGCCAGCGGTTGGTCGGTGGTTTCCGGATGGGGAACGTTCTCCGTTGTATCCGACGTGTATGGGTCCAAAGCTTACCTGTCTAACAATGCGGATAAAGGCGGGGTGAAATCCGTAGCAGGATCCACATCCTGGACCAACTACAGCGTAGAAGCCAAGGGAAAAATGGAGACGGCCAGCGGCAGAATAGGACTGGTGGCGAGGTTTGTTGACTATAACAACTATTACAGTATGTCCTATGATAACTACACCAAGAAAGTATACATCACAAAGCTGCAAAACGGTGTTCAAACCGATCTTGCCATTTCAGCAGCCATCCCGCCTCTTGCCGCAGGAACCTATCATACGCTGCGATTTACGGTGAATGGGAATACGCTGCAGGCATATGTAAATGGTCAGCTTATTCTTACAGCAACAGCCAGCACGTTCTCAGCGGGGAAAATCGGGGTATACACACACCTGTCGAAAGTTTATTTTGACGATGTTGTGGTGAATGCTGCTCCGTAAATAGGAGGTCGCACAAGTAGATGTCTCTACTCGTGCGACCCCAAATACAGAATAACGTCGGAGGGGTACAAGTGAAGAAAGTTAAAGTAGGCATTATTGGCTGCGGAAATATCAGTTCCGTTTATTTTGAGGCAGGGAGCAAATTTGACATCCTGGAGATCGTGGCTTGCGCCGATCTGGATTTGGCACGGGCGCAAGACAAAGCAGAGGAGTTCCAAATTCCGAAAGCATGCTCTGTAGAGGAACTGCTGGCAGACCCTGAAATTGAGATCGTCGTGAATCTTACGATACCAAGTGCGCATGCGGAGATTCATATGCGGGCGTTGGAAGCGGGGAAGCACACCTACGGGGAAAAGCCGCTGGCTATTGAACTGGAAGACGCCCAGCGAATTCTCGCCTTCGCGAAGTCCAAAGGCCTTCTGGTAGGTTCTGCCCCGGATACCTTCCTGGGGGGAGGGATTCAAACCTGCCGCAAGCTGATCGATGATGGTTGGATCGGCAAGCCAATCGCCGCGAGCGCCTGTATGATGTCCCGTGGACCTGAAAGCTTCCATCCTAACCCGGATTTCTTGTATCAGAAGGGAGCGGGTCCGATGTTTGATATTGGGCCGTACTACCTTGCGGCTTTTGTGAACTTAATCGGACCCGTCCGCCGAATTGCAGGTGCTGCACAGACTACGTTCCACGAAAGAATGGTGACCTGCGAACCGAATTACGGCAGGAAATTCCCTGTTGAGACGCCAACACACATTAGCGGTACGTTAGAGTTTGAGAATGGTGCGATTGGAACGATGACCACCAGCTTTGATGTCTGGGGAACGCGTTCGCCGAATATCGAAATTCACGGAACGGAAGGCTCGTTAATCGTGCCGGATCCGAATCAGTTCGGCGGTACGGTTTATTTGAAAAGACGCGATTATGCGGAGTTTAAAGAGGTTCCTCTTACTCATGGCTTTACGTCCAATAGTCGTGGTCTCGGTTTGATGGATATGGCCTACGCTATTAGGAATGGTACGGAGCATCGGGCGGACGGCGAATTTGCCTATCATGTCTTAGAACTCATGCACGGATTTTTCATCTCATCGGAGGAAGGCAAGTACTACGAGACCAAGAGTACGTGTAAAAAGCCGGAGCCTTTCCCGCTCGACATGCAGAAAAACGGGTTTTAAAGCAGTGTGATCTTCTACTTCGCTTCCAATATGAAGGAGTGGTTATGATGAAAAGAGTTTCATTTGTGTTTTCAGTGGTTTTGGCCATGGCCTTTTTACTGATTGCATCTGGAATCATCCATCAGACAGAAGTTAATGCGGCTGCAACCACCTTTTATGTATCCACCACAGGAAATAATAATAATCCCGGAACACTGAGTCAGCCCTTTGCTACGATTCAAAAAGGGGTCAACGCGGCTGGCGCTGCCGGCCCCGGTTCTACCGTCATTGTGAGAGGTGGAACATATAATGTTACCGCACCGATCAATATCTCGACTTCAGGGGCAAGCGGCAGTCCGATCACGATTAAAGCGTACAGGGATGAGATTCCTATTATCTCCGGTCAGAACACCTATCCCAGCAACGCGCCACAAGACAATACGTATACGGGACCGACGGTCACCAACGACGGCGTGACCTATTTAAGCGGACAGCATTTCACACTATCCTGGAATTCTTTGATGATGATCACGGCCAATTATATTACCATTGACGGACTCGAAATCGCCTATTCCTATGGCGGGGGCATTCATGCAGGCAGCTCGGGCACAACCAGATATCATCACATTATCATTCAAAATTGCAATATTCATGAGAACCGTGATGAGGCTGTGCAGCTAGAGAATGTTGATTATTTTACCTTAGACGGCAATACAGTGTGGGAAAATGCGAATTTTGCGCGCTTCAGTCGATTATCCAGTGAATTGAACTGGCCGTTGATTATCATGATCAGGAACAGCGCGTATGGCACGATCAAAAACAGCACCATCTACCACAACTGGGGTGAGGGCGTTGGATTCTGGTATGACAGTCATGATGTCGTGTTGGAGGATAGCTCCATCTATGATAACTATGCGCTGGAAGTTTACATCGACAAGGCGCACGACGTCACCATACAGAGGAACATGATCTACAACACGGGGAATCCGATTTATTTCAGGGGCAGCAGTCCCAGCATGGGGATTGCCATCGCAGATGAGGATTTTCAAAATCATGTGCCCGGGTATAGCAGGAAAATTATCAATAATTTTCTGAAAGGCAACAGTAAAAATTTCGAGTATTGGAATTCTGGAATTACAGGCACTCGCTTGAATAATGAACTCATAGCCGGCAATACCTTTCTTGATTCGACGAATACGAATATCTCCATTGTCGGCGGTGCGAACCATACCAATACGCGAATTGAAAATAACATTTTCAAATCGAGCCAGGGAACACTGCAGAATGTCGATCAGAATTCGCAATTGCTTTTCTCCAATAACTGCTGGAGCGGCGTCGTTACGGGAGTTGCCTCGAATGTGAATGATGTTATCGGAGATCCGATGCTTGCAGGCGGAACGTTCGGTCGGGACTATTTTAAGCTGAGGAACAGTTCGCCTTGTATAGGTAAGGGCAAGAATAATTTAGCGGACGTGTCGGATGATTTTTTTAAGACCCTGAGGAGCAATCCGCCAAGCATGGGCGGACATGAGTACCAGGAGCCTGTGCCAACGGTCATCATCGTCGATAACAGCGATCCGACAGGCGTCACGCAGATGGGGGCAGCGACATGGGCGGTCAGTTCTTACAGCGGCCAAAGGTATGGTGCGGACTATCTGCATGACGGCGATACTGGGAAGGGTTCGAAGAGCGTCAAGTATGCACCTAACCTCTTAACTGCAGGTTCTTATGATGTGTACCTATGGTGGAACGCGGATACGAATCGAGCAAGTAATGTACCGGTCACGGTCAACCATGCGTGGGGGGCAACCCAAACTACGGTCAACCAGCAGGCGGGTGGAGGCATTTGGAATTGGATTGGAAGTTATCCCTTCTCTGCAGGGACGTCGGGTAGTGTGATTATCGGCAATACGGGGACAACCGGATATGTAGTTGCGGATGCGGTAAAATTTGTTCCAAGGGAATAAATGATAGATAGGCTGCCAGCTGTCATCGAGGATGACGATACTTCTTGGACGGTTCCCTTTGGAGTCGTACCTGGGATGATAAGCCGTTGACTCGGGGGTTGTTAAACTACGACGGGGAACGTTAGCAACAAGTCGACTGATTATATTTAATTAGTCAAAAGTACTTCAAAACTAATTTGTAAATGAGACAATTCTGCCAAAAATCCACTTCAAAACTTTATTTGTCATTTTGTTTTCATCAACAAAGCCAGCAAACCCTTGAGTTTGCTGGCTTTCTGCACTTCAAAACTAATTACTTATCGCTTGAAAAGTGGTAAAATATAGGATGTTGATAGGGTAAGTGTTCAATTATTCATGTTTATCTGGGGGGGCCAAAAAATGATTCAATCAATTGTTCATATTGCTCTTGTGGTAAAAGATTATGATGAAGCAATAGAATTTTATACAAAAAAGCTGAACTTCACTTTAATTGAAGATACATATCAACCAGATCAAGATAAACGATGGGTAGTAGTATCACCGCCAGGATCTGCGGGCACCACATTACTTCTGGCAAAAGCATCCAAACCTGAGCAAGAAGGGTTTATTGGAAATCAGACAGGAGGAAGAGTTTTTCTATTTTTAAACACAGATGATTTCTGGAGAGATTATAATGCAATGTTATCAAAGGGGATTGAATTCGTTAGAGAACCAAAAGAACAGGAATATGGGACAGTTGCTGTATTTAAAGACCTATATGGAAACTTGTGGGATCTGTTGGAGTTAAATGAAAATCACCCGATTTCCAAGAGAATGAGATAGTTCCGCAATTCATTGCGCAAACGGAAAACGAGGAATGCATGATTCGAACAAAGGTAACGATAGGATTGCTAGTAGATGTGTTTCAAGTATTTTGGATAATTATAACTCTGCGCTTGAAGGAGTTCTACTAGACTATATGTAATATTTATAGAAAAGGTGGATACAA
Above is a genomic segment from Paenibacillus sp. HWE-109 containing:
- a CDS encoding fibronectin type III domain-containing protein — protein: MRKGMITKASVTLVMALLLQIVGAAGMAGPTANAAPIVADSTWKAIDTTLAVAPGSALDLSYLNQTPAGTKGFVKIDADGDYYFTDEPNKKVKFFGTNLNGSYGTDPTKAEMVNIADRIAAMGYNVVRYHSNDDNVDWAIGLMVKPTSTTVTLDPVKLDNFEYFVSLLKARGIYIDVDILAYADYSSVPSLSKYGSFAAKYMATLFPDGKAIWQSFAQQWLTHVNPYTGLALKDDPILMGLSPMNETILYNANFSNASVKEWLLADFNTFLAGKARPPITTFPNIFWSASPASIRDDLAEYFTEKTLSSHNEMKNYLKDVIGVKVPIGGINYINDSLANYWRTHTDVHETHLYNGLVDGRGATFSFTPASHPRYSMVFAPESAANYVPQSGGTIFKNYIPGLALGQLYQKPFALTEYNQEFPTKGRDDLGLMVAATGAFNGWDMLNRFQYVSRVKEATQQSATLGGFTSFDTLTDTLVTMSEYQSTLLFRKGHITASEPKFVIVRDQTSVKTHAASTENEDLEINRMYIPHLFKMVTVYADKPGEPYAIYKITPELTPEQIASGNLPAQNKISITNSMTLKQVAETFINAIDDVNLKNNMLSNLNQNKLVSDTGELIFDLNLNTYLINTPYAIGAVGTLNNNLFELGPVSIKASVDKGTVSAATLDDKSLDKSERMLVIYTTDAAATGEDTIQDLTDANKRTYVRGKLPTLAKHETMEFHLKTTLIPAAYKAYKLATNGVRLQEIPVIATGKDVFVQLDTDKGFAFELVYDPLYTNDFESGAADWTSVKGNFALQTESSGNHVYQSTKSSTAVVAQTVGTDYFVESDVRIVSHKDTVGLLARYVNPDQYYSFTYDALFGKAVIEKRSNGTSVVLQTATGVTLPLDVMNKLRFEVVGSNLYGYINGQLVVTATDNSIASGSAGILTKDLELPAGFPWGTATQQWIAALGNAVKSEINATPGSNGAFLIELTEFLKRVKGPVSYDNFIIAYRDMTAPSAPSNVTATALSSYEMSLSWTPSTDNDSVAGYIVYRDGQEIATLNGATTSYKDTGLSLATTYHYTVQAVDPANNRSAVSVEAVAVTKSTLLEDNFESGSASMWSVVWGTFGVVNDGGTKAYLSDNAGKGATRSVAGLSSWTNYRLEAKGKMDKPSGRIGLVARFVDNNNYYSMTYENYTQKVYISKLVNGTTVDLAISNPITPLTAGAYHSFGFTVSGNILQAYVDGQLVAMTTDSSFSAGKAGVYTHLLKAYFDDIVVNPLPNPDVTAPTAPTGLTANALSSAEVALSWAQASDDTGVTGYTIYRDGQSVGTVTGAVYTFKDTGLNVATTYHYTVKAKDAANNISEESSEAIVTTKSTLLEDNFESGSASGWSVVSGWGTFSVVSDVYGSKAYLSNNADKGGVKSVAGSTSWTNYSVEAKGKMETASGRIGLVARFVDYNNYYSMSYDNYTKKVYITKLQNGVQTDLAISAAIPPLAAGTYHTLRFTVNGNTLQAYVNGQLILTATASTFSAGKIGVYTHLSKVYFDDVVVNAAP
- a CDS encoding Gfo/Idh/MocA family protein, which encodes MKKVKVGIIGCGNISSVYFEAGSKFDILEIVACADLDLARAQDKAEEFQIPKACSVEELLADPEIEIVVNLTIPSAHAEIHMRALEAGKHTYGEKPLAIELEDAQRILAFAKSKGLLVGSAPDTFLGGGIQTCRKLIDDGWIGKPIAASACMMSRGPESFHPNPDFLYQKGAGPMFDIGPYYLAAFVNLIGPVRRIAGAAQTTFHERMVTCEPNYGRKFPVETPTHISGTLEFENGAIGTMTTSFDVWGTRSPNIEIHGTEGSLIVPDPNQFGGTVYLKRRDYAEFKEVPLTHGFTSNSRGLGLMDMAYAIRNGTEHRADGEFAYHVLELMHGFFISSEEGKYYETKSTCKKPEPFPLDMQKNGF
- a CDS encoding golvesin C-terminal-like domain-containing protein, producing MMKRVSFVFSVVLAMAFLLIASGIIHQTEVNAAATTFYVSTTGNNNNPGTLSQPFATIQKGVNAAGAAGPGSTVIVRGGTYNVTAPINISTSGASGSPITIKAYRDEIPIISGQNTYPSNAPQDNTYTGPTVTNDGVTYLSGQHFTLSWNSLMMITANYITIDGLEIAYSYGGGIHAGSSGTTRYHHIIIQNCNIHENRDEAVQLENVDYFTLDGNTVWENANFARFSRLSSELNWPLIIMIRNSAYGTIKNSTIYHNWGEGVGFWYDSHDVVLEDSSIYDNYALEVYIDKAHDVTIQRNMIYNTGNPIYFRGSSPSMGIAIADEDFQNHVPGYSRKIINNFLKGNSKNFEYWNSGITGTRLNNELIAGNTFLDSTNTNISIVGGANHTNTRIENNIFKSSQGTLQNVDQNSQLLFSNNCWSGVVTGVASNVNDVIGDPMLAGGTFGRDYFKLRNSSPCIGKGKNNLADVSDDFFKTLRSNPPSMGGHEYQEPVPTVIIVDNSDPTGVTQMGAATWAVSSYSGQRYGADYLHDGDTGKGSKSVKYAPNLLTAGSYDVYLWWNADTNRASNVPVTVNHAWGATQTTVNQQAGGGIWNWIGSYPFSAGTSGSVIIGNTGTTGYVVADAVKFVPRE
- a CDS encoding VOC family protein, which codes for MIQSIVHIALVVKDYDEAIEFYTKKLNFTLIEDTYQPDQDKRWVVVSPPGSAGTTLLLAKASKPEQEGFIGNQTGGRVFLFLNTDDFWRDYNAMLSKGIEFVREPKEQEYGTVAVFKDLYGNLWDLLELNENHPISKRMR